In the genome of Vicia villosa cultivar HV-30 ecotype Madison, WI linkage group LG7, Vvil1.0, whole genome shotgun sequence, one region contains:
- the LOC131620791 gene encoding shewanella-like protein phosphatase 1 has protein sequence MASLCMNSSLPLSPSSHPRNLTQTSLSSSSSSLFVDNDNNNHHNSLRTSSTLKPIVVSGNPPTFVSAPGRTILAVGDLHGDLKQARSALEMAGVLSSDGQDLWTGGENVLVQLGDILDRGEDEIAILSLLRSLNKQAKESGGAVFQVNGNHETMNVEGDFRYVEPGGFDECSDFVEYINNSGDDWEETFTSWVDVSEKLKGDRTMSTNHWGPWNLVKRQKGVIARSILFRPGGPLACELARHAVVLKVNDWVFCHGGLLPHHVAYGLERMNKEVSEWMRDPSKNESTFQLPFIATRGYDSVVWNRLYSRDSPDLMDYEANQVCSILEETLQAVGAKAMVVGHTPQTIGVNCKYNCSIWRIDVGMSSGVLNSRPEVLEIIDDKARVIRSERDTYSELQAAAYT, from the exons ATGGCTTCCCTATGTATGAACTCATCCCTACCACTCTCACCGTCTTCTCATCCTCGAAATCTCACTCAAACCTctctttcttcatcatcttcttctttgtttgttgATAACGACAATAACAATCATCATAACAGCCTTAGAACATCGAGTACCTTGAAACCTATTGTTGTTAGTGGAAACCCTCCCACTTTTGTTTCCGCTCCTGGCCGCACTATTCTCGCTG TTGGTGATCTTCATGGAGACCTTAAGCAAGCTAGATCTGCACTTGAAATGGCTGGTGTGCTGAGCTCTGACGGTCAAGACTTGTGGACCGGTGGAGAAAAT GTGTTGGTTCAACTTGGAGATATCTTAGACCGAGGTGAAGATGAAATCGCTATCTTGTCCTTGCTACGGTCATTAAATAAACAGGCAAAAGAAAGCGGTGGAGCTGTGTTTCAG GTTAATGGAAACCACGAGACGATGAACGTGGAAGGGGATTTCCGATACGTTGAACCTGGTGGATTTGATGAATGTAGTGATTTTGTGGAATATATCAATAATTCAGGTGATGACTGGGAAGAAACATTTACTAGTTGGGTCGATGTATCTGAAAAGTTGAAAGGAGATCGAACAATGTCAACAAATCATTGGGGACCATGGAATTTAGTGAAG AGGCAAAAGGGAGTCATTGCTAGATCAATCCTCTTTAGGCCTGGTGGGCCACTGGCATGCGAGCTTGCAAGACATGCTGTTGTGCTTAAGGTTAATGACTGGGTCTTCTGTCATGGCGGTCTTCTTCCTCACCACG TTGCATATGGTTTAGAGCGGATGAACAAAGAAGTGTCTGAGTGGATGAGAGATCCGAGTAAGAATGAAAGTACTTTCCAACTCCCGTTCATTGCCACCAGGGGTTATGACAGTGTTGTTTGGAATCGGTTGTATTCAAGAGACTCACCAGATTTGATGGACTATGAAGCTAATCAG GTATGTTCCATTCTCGAGGAAACACTGCAAGCAGTCGGTGCTAAGGCTATGGTGGTGGGACATACTCCTCAAACTATTGGTGTAAATTG TAAATACAATTGTAGCATATGGCGCATAGATGTTGGAATGTCCAGTGGAGTCCTTAATT